In the genome of Streptomyces sp. 846.5, the window TTGCGGAGCACGCCCTCGCTGATGCAGCCGATCTTCTGGGCGACCTGCTGCGCGGCGGTGTTGCCGGCCGCGGTGCGCAGTTCGAGGCGCTCGAACTTCTGGTCCTCGAACAGCCAGTGGGCGACACCGAGCAGCGCCTCCCCGGCGTAGCCCTCGCCCCGGGCCCAGGGGCCGGTGACCACGGTCGCCTCGGACGCCCGCAGCCGCCAGTCGGTGCGGCGCAGCCGGACCGAGCCGACCAGGCGCTGGGTGAGGAACTCATGGACGCCCAGCACGATGCCGCGTCCCTGGGTGCGTTCGGCAGGGGCCCCGAGCGCGATCCAGTTCCTGGCGTCCTGCTCGGTGTAGGAGAGCGGAACGGTCGTCCAGGTGCGCACCAGCTCGTCGCTCATCAGGTCGGTCAGGGCCGCAACGTCCTCCGGTTCGAAGGCTCGCAGCACCAGTCGATCGGTACTGATCGAGATTTCGGGAAAGGTGGACGTCATCACCGGGCTCCTGCCTGTAGCCCCTCATCGACGGGGCTGATGGAACGATCATGCTCCAGGAAGGGGGCCGCCGTCACCCTTTCGGCGTGGCGGGCCGGTGGCACGGCGGCGCCGGACAGCCGAATCGCCCCCGCCCGGCGGAAAGGTCACACCGGGCGGAGGCGACGTGGGGTCAGGCCGTGGCTGCGAGTTCGGTGACGGGCTGGGCGGCCGGCTTCTCCAGGCCTATGAAGCTGAGGCTGCGGGTCACCTCCTCCACCTGCGTCTGACGGTAGCCCAGCCGCTGGTAGAGCCGGATGTTGCCGATGCTGCGGTGCCCGGTGAACAGCCGGTAGCTCTGCACCGGCCGGTCGCCCGAGGCGAGCAGCTGCTCCATGCCGCTGATCAGCCGGGTGCCCAGGCCGTGCCGCTGCATCCGGGGGTGCACGCAGAGGCGGCCTATCCGGCCCACCCCGTCGCTGTCCACCCAGCCGCGGACGCTGCCGACCACCTCGTCGCCGAGACGGGCGACCAGCACATGACGTTCCTTCAGCTCGGTCCGCAGGCTGTCCAGCGTCTGGGTCAGGGGCTCGATGGCCCAGTCCCCGTAGAGTTCGGCCTCGCTCTGGTAGCAGAGGTACTGGAGCTTGAGGATCCGCTCTGCCTCTTCCTCGGTGGCGATCGAGGTGGTCACGCTCATGCCCATGCGCGCATTCCTCCCTTTCTTGTGTACCCCGGCCGCGAGGATGAGGGGATGCGACCGGGTTGCCCTGACCGGAGGTGGGTCGGTCCCGACGGGTGACGTCGGGACCGGGCGTACGTTTAAAGCCCACTACCCATACCTTCACCCCTCTCAATCATCGATTTCCCGGCAGAATCGTTCACTGGTCGGCCGTCTGCTGACCGAGCAGCAGCCGGCGCAGGCAGGCCAGACAGCGCGAGCGGGTGGGTCCGATGCTGCCGCGCGGCATCGCGAGCTCCTCGGCCAGCTCCCGGTAGCTCATCGGCGGCAGTTCCAGCAGCGCCGCCAGCAGCGCCGGACAGCGCGCGGGCAGCCGGGCGATTGCCGCCCGCAGTTCGCGGGCCTCCTCGGCGCCCAGGGCCCGCTGCTCGGGCGAGGCCGCCTCGGCCGCCGTACGGGCCGCCGCCAGCCGCGCCACCGCCTCCAGCTCCCTGGCGCGGCCGCGCGCCTCCTCCCGCGCGCGGCGGAACTCCTGGACCGTCAGCGCCCGCAGCCGCGACCGCGGATCGGACCGGGGCCGCTCGGCCGCGGCGCGCAGCCACACCTGCTGCTCCAGCTCCTCGGCGTCGAGTCCGTGCGCGGCGGCGAGGCTGCGGAGCAGGGCCAGGAAGGACTCGCGCAGTGCGGGGTCGGCTGCGGTCGGCGGCATCGGCGCTCCCGGGTCGGCTTCCGGTGGATCGTCAGCACCGACGCCGGAACGTCGCCCTCCGGATCCGCGTCCTGGCGCGATCCACCCGCACGGGTGATCCGCCATCCGGCGGTACGGACGGTGCGGCCGGTAACCGACGGATCGACAGAATGTAACGGAGCCCACGCCCCAGGGCGTTTCTCCCGGTAACCCGGAACCGATAGCGTCGTCACCATTCCGCGACGCCCGCCCCCTGGAGGACTGTGGTGTTCTACTGGCTGCTCAAATGGATCCTGATCGGGCCACTGGTACGCGTGCTCTACCGGCCCCGCATCAGCGGCCTGGAGCACGTCCCCGCCCGTGGGGCCGCGATCATCGCGCCGAACCACCTGTCGTTCTGCGACTCGGTGTTCGTGCCGCTGCTCGCCCCGCAGCAGGTCCACTACGTGGCCAAGGCCGAGTACTTCACCGGGACCGGCCTCAAGGGGCGGCTGATGGCCTGGTTCTTCACCGGCGCCGGGGCCGTGCCGGTGGACCGCAGCGGCGGACGCGCCTCGGTGGCGGCGATCGACACCGGTCTGCGGACCCTGCGCGAGGGCAAGCTGTTCGGGATCTACCCGGAGGGCACCCGCTCCCCCGACGGCCGGCTGCACCGCGGCCGGACCGGGGTCGCCCGGCTGGCGCTGGCCAGCGGTGTCCCGGTGATCCCGGTGGGCCTGGTCGGCACCGACCGGGTCCAGCCCAACGGCCGGACCGGCTGGCGCCTGGGCCCGCGCCCCGAGGTGCGTTTCGGGCCGCCGCTGGACTTCTCCCGCTACGAGGGCCTGGGCGAGGACCGCTATGTGCTGCGCGCGGTGACGGACGAGATCGTCTCGGCGATCCTGGACCTGTCCGGCCAGGAGTACGTCGACATGTACGCCACCAAGGCCAAGGCGCTGGCGAACCGGGCGGCGGCCGCTGCGGCCGCCGCCGAGGAACTTCCCAAGGCGGCCTGACCGGCCGGGGATCAGCGCGCGGCGCCGGCCCACTCCTGCTGGGTCGCCAGATCCGCCTTGATCTCGGCGAGTTGCACCGCCACCGCCGACGGCGCCGTGCCACC includes:
- a CDS encoding GNAT family N-acetyltransferase, with protein sequence MTSTFPEISISTDRLVLRAFEPEDVAALTDLMSDELVRTWTTVPLSYTEQDARNWIALGAPAERTQGRGIVLGVHEFLTQRLVGSVRLRRTDWRLRASEATVVTGPWARGEGYAGEALLGVAHWLFEDQKFERLELRTAAGNTAAQQVAQKIGCISEGVLRNAWIVRDGEGAGRTRSDLIVWSLLPEDLDGATEEDDPNW
- a CDS encoding lysophospholipid acyltransferase family protein → MFYWLLKWILIGPLVRVLYRPRISGLEHVPARGAAIIAPNHLSFCDSVFVPLLAPQQVHYVAKAEYFTGTGLKGRLMAWFFTGAGAVPVDRSGGRASVAAIDTGLRTLREGKLFGIYPEGTRSPDGRLHRGRTGVARLALASGVPVIPVGLVGTDRVQPNGRTGWRLGPRPEVRFGPPLDFSRYEGLGEDRYVLRAVTDEIVSAILDLSGQEYVDMYATKAKALANRAAAAAAAAEELPKAA
- a CDS encoding sigma-70 family RNA polymerase sigma factor, with the protein product MPPTAADPALRESFLALLRSLAAAHGLDAEELEQQVWLRAAAERPRSDPRSRLRALTVQEFRRAREEARGRARELEAVARLAAARTAAEAASPEQRALGAEEARELRAAIARLPARCPALLAALLELPPMSYRELAEELAMPRGSIGPTRSRCLACLRRLLLGQQTADQ
- a CDS encoding GNAT family N-acetyltransferase, encoding MGMSVTTSIATEEEAERILKLQYLCYQSEAELYGDWAIEPLTQTLDSLRTELKERHVLVARLGDEVVGSVRGWVDSDGVGRIGRLCVHPRMQRHGLGTRLISGMEQLLASGDRPVQSYRLFTGHRSIGNIRLYQRLGYRQTQVEEVTRSLSFIGLEKPAAQPVTELAATA